From one Lycium ferocissimum isolate CSIRO_LF1 chromosome 5, AGI_CSIRO_Lferr_CH_V1, whole genome shotgun sequence genomic stretch:
- the LOC132056298 gene encoding protein RESPONSE TO LOW SULFUR 3-like: MFTTIAVPSAHKNPHHHDSEVLKRRNEELEKELKKSIEREEKMREELNKIWERLRVAEEAEERLCSQLGEFEAEAVDQARTYRTRIISLMDQLSLAQKLIQTSSITLPNSQ, translated from the coding sequence ATGTTTACCACCATTGCTGTCCCTTCCGCCCATAAAAATCCCCATCACCATGATAGTGAGGTGctaaaaagaagaaatgagGAATTAGAGAAGGAATTAAAAAAGAGTattgagagagaagaaaaaatgaGAGAGGAATTGAATAAGATATGGGAGAGGCTAAGGGTTGCTGAGGAAGCTGAGGAGCGGCTTTGTTCTCAGCTTGGTGAATTTGAAGCCGAGGCTGTTGATCAGGCTCGGACCTACCGAACCCGAATAATCAGTTTAATGGATCAGCTTTCCTTGGCCCAAAAACTTATTCAAACATCTTCAATTacccttcccaattcccaatgA
- the LOC132056299 gene encoding chloroplastic import inner membrane translocase subunit HP30-2-like gives MGEGRQGVIVEMPNSNQNPITQLQNKFKELETNFKGWLSKQSLPVEAAVVTATSGLQGAAIGGFMGTLTQDVSSSLPTPPPAANLNPQAMASFQQAQALAGGPLIQARNFAVMTGVNAGISCVLKRIRGKEDVQSSMAAAFGSGALFSLVSGMGGPNPVPNALTSGIFFALVQGGLFELGRKFSQPPAEDTHYARTRSLLSSLGLQNYEKNFKKGLLTDTTLPLLTDSALRDVRIPPGPRLLILDCIQRDLELKKKR, from the exons ATGGGTGAAGGAAGGCAAGGAGTTATAGTAGAAATGCCGAATAGCAATCAAAATCCAATAACTCAGTTGCAAAACAAGTTCAAGGAATTGGAAACTAACTTCAAGGGATGGCTATCGAAACAGTCACTTCCTGTTGAAGCTGCTGTTGTGACAGCAACGAGTGGGTTACAAGGTGCTGCAATTGGTGGATTTATGGGAACACTTACACAAGATGTCTCTTCATCTTTGCCTACTCCTCCACCTGCTGCTAATCTTAATCCCCAAGCTATGGCCTCTTTTCAACAAGCCCAG GCTCTTGCAGGAGGTCCCTTGATTCAGGCCCGTAATTTTGCTGTTATGACTGGTGTTAATGCTGGCATATCTTGTGTCTTGAAAAGAATTAGAGGCAAGGAAGATGTGCAGTCCAG TATGGCAGCTGCCTTTGGTTCTGGAGCACTGTTTTCACTAGTTAGTGGCATGGGTGGCCCAAATCCAGTACCCAATGCTTTGACATCTGGGATTTTCTTTGCCCTTGTTCAAGGTGGACTGTTTGAG CTTGGACGGAAGTTTTCGCAACCACCTGCTGAAGATACACATTATGCCAGAACGAGATCACTGTTGTCAAGCCTTGGCCTGCAAAATTATGAaaagaatttcaagaaagggTTGTTGACAGACACCACCTTGCCTTTGCTCACTGATAG TGCTCTTAGAGATGTGAGGATCCCTCCTGGGCCAAGGCTTCTCATTCTTGATTGTATACAGAG GGATCTGGAACTCAAAAAGAAGAGATGA